The window TGCTTGCGAGTAGGAGAAAAACTATATCTTGCTAATAGATTAGTAGCAAAAGCAATATCAGGCCTGATATAATTTGCAAGATATAAAAGCCCACCGATAGCACTCATATAAGGTACTTCAGGACCTAATATCTTCTCGCTATCTTCGCAGGCTCTAAAAGGATCCCTCTCAACATCGAGGGTTCTACTAACCATTGGAGTACTCAAAGGAGTCTCTTTATCCATATAAAAACGTTTCAATAATATTTTCGTATAATTTGATTGATGCACAAATATTCTTTCTCGGAGATGTTCAATCTGGAGCCCAAGACAAAACTTTGTCTTTCTGGAATCTTTCATTTCGAACTCCTCTTTCATTTCGAACTCCTCTTTCATATGAGTCCGAGCATCATCAACCTCTTTTTGAGTTCCAATTATGTTCAGATCATCTATATATACATCAATGATCACAAAGCCAGATGATGAGTTCTTTATAAAAACGCATGGACATATCGCATTATTCACATATCATTTACTCAAAAGATATTCACTCAAAAGCGATTGTACCACATGCGTCCGAATTGCTTTAATCCATTAAGTAATCGCTGTAACTTGACCAAACAAATCTCCCGGGATTTTTCTTTCAATGCCCCTGGCATTTTTAATTCCTCAGGGAGTttcatatgtgtatatatatatatatatatagatcattATCCAACGATCCATACAAATATGCACTCACAATGTCCATGAAATGCATTTCAAGATTTTTAGATGCCGTTAGGCtcatcaaaaatttaaaagtaattgCATCTATTACCGGGGAATACGTTTCCTCAAAATCAATTCCCGGTCTCTGAGAAAAACCTTGGGCAACTAATCGGGCTTTATATCGTGTTACTTCATTCTTCTCATTTACTTTTCTCACGAATACCCACTTATACCcaacaatatttatattctcAGACGTTATGACTATAAGtccaaaaatatttcttttattcaGGGAGAGTAATTCAATTTGAATGGCCTTCTTCCACTCCTCCCAATCTTGTCTTTTCTGACATTCTAAAATGGACCTTCGATCGGGATCATTATTTTCATGATCGATCTCTTTGGACCCAGAAAAAGAGAACTTTCCATCAACATCTTTTATCTTATTCATGATCCATATCTTTTCATCTCGGGCGTAGTTGATGAAAATCTCATACTTTTCCGTTCACTTCTCGTTATCTGGATCATCTTTATTTATGCCTTCTTTCATACATTTTTCAGTAACAGGTTCTTCTGGAACTTTTCCATTTATGTCTTCTTTCAGACATCTTTCAATATAAGGTTCTTCTGGAACTTTACTATTTTGCTCAtccaatttctttttctttcgaGGATTTTTATCTCTAGAACCCGCtgcccccccccccctcttTAACTGAACCCTAGGTTCATTCATTTTATTTCCATCAGTTTGTTCTTTATGAACATCAACTCTGGATGAAACATTTTCAGCGAGTATACATGATTTCGTCACCCTTCTTGTATCTGTGAACGCATATGGAATCTGGTTTGCAATATTATGCAAATGCACAATTTTCTGAACTTCCAGCTCTCTTTGATTCGTAGGGGGATCAAGGTGTAACAACGACGGTGTACATCATGTAATCTCTTTAGGAATTCTATTAATTCCTCTCCCTAACGCAGAAAATTCATCCTCATTAAAATGGCAATCGGCAAACCTTGCCGTAAACACATCACCAGTTACTTGTTCCTGATATTTTATTATACTTGGTGACGTATAACCCACATATATTCCCATTCTCTTTTGTGGGCCCATTTTTGTTCTTTGTGGTGGAGCTATCAGAACATAAACCGCACACCCAAAGACACAGAGATATGATACATCTGGCTCTTGTCCATATGCCAATTGTAATGGGGAGTACTTATGATATGCACTAAGTTTTAACCGAACCAGTGCAGCCGCATGCAATATAGCATGACCCCATACATAAATTGGGAGCTTTGTTCTCAAGACTAACGGTCTTGCAATCAACTGAACCGTTTTATTAATGATTAGGCCATGCCATTTTGTGTATGCACATGGGGAACTGGATGCTCCACATCAATCCCCATTGACATCCAATAACCATCAAAAGCTTGCGATGTAAATTCACCAGCATTATCAAGCCTTACTTTCTTAATGGCATACTCTGAGAACTGCGTTCTCAACTTTATTATTTGGGCAATGAAGTTTGCAAAAACCGTATTTCGTTAAGTCAAAAGAGACATACTTGACCATCTACTAGATGCATCAATCAATACCATGAAATACTTAAACAGGCCGCACGGTGGGTGGATCGGTCCACATATATCACCATGTATTCTTTCCAAAAACATTGGTGATTCATTGCCTACTTTTGCTGGTGATGGCCGATTTATTAGTTTTCCTTGAGAACATGCATTACATGTAAACTCGCccgtttacaaaaaaaatccgTTTTTCAACGGAAGGCTATTCGAATTTTGCACTATCTTTCTCATCATGACTGAACCAGGATGTCCTAGCATTTCATGccatattttaaatgtatcatGTTTACCACGGCATACTCAGTCATGGTTATTTTCGTACAATATAGTCTAGAGGATAACATTCTTAACTCTTCCAATATATGTTTCCTCTCGGACTTAATGCAAAGAAATTCAAAGCCATCTTTACTCATAGTCTCAATATGATATCCATTTCTTCGGATATCCTTAAAACATAACAAGTTTCTATGAGACTCGGGGGAATACAATGCATCACTTATTTCAAATATCGTTCCCCCTGGCATTGAAAATTTCGCTCTTCCAGAGCTCATAATAATCTTTGCATTACCAGATATTGTACTTAAGCTTCCAGCGTAATCTCTTATTTTAAGACTGgaaaaatatttcttatttaattaTCGTGTGCGTTGACGCACTATCTTCCAAACACATATCTCTATCCAAAGTCTCAAAGTTTGGtattttttgaatataaaacatatattattaaacacaaaacataacaaacataaaatatatcttACAACAGaagataaagatattataaTACTGTCTACTTATATCACATCAATTTTATATCACTCATCGATACTTTCTGGCTCAACCAAAAAGTCTGATACATCAAGATGAATATCATCGTTTAAACCATGAAAGGATGGCCCAGGTTCATCAGAGATGAAGTTTGTTTCATCTCTTCTTTTCCATTTTCCCTTTTGGGATTCTCTATACAGATCAGCTAAATGTTTTGGCGTACGACAGTTACGTACCCAATGACCTTTCATGCCGCATCTGTAGCAAACCTTTCCCGTTTGCCTTTTTATCATACTGGCCCTTTTCATTCCTTTCATTTTCATGGAAgtctttattatttctttcatcATAGGGACGAaatcttcttcctcgtcctcttccACGACCATGATAACGGTTTCCACCACGTCCACGACCTCGTCCTCTCCTATTATCATAACTGGATGATGCAACATTCGCTTCTAGGAATGTAGCAGATCCAGTGGGACGAGCTTGATGGTTTAAAGTCACGAGTTGATTATTATGCTCCGCTACAAGGAGGACTTGCGTCAACTCCGAGTAACAGCAATATCCATTTGTCCGGTACTGTTGCTGCATGACTACATTTTCAAGATGGAACGTGGAGAGAGTTTTCTCGATCATATCATAATCACGTATTTTCTCTCCACATAACATCATCCTAGATGTAATTCCGAACATCGCGGAATTAAACTCACTAACACTTTTATAGTCCTGGAACCGGACCTCGTTTTTAGCTTTCGGTAAGATCACATATTTCTGGTGATCGAACCTCTCTTTTAAAGATTTCCAGAGGTCACAAGGATCCTCTTTTGTAATATATTCATCTTTTAAACCATGATGTATGTGGTGTCGTAAGAATATCATGGCTTTTGCCTTTTTTCTCATCTGACACCGTTTTTGAACTATCGATAGTTTCCAAAAGCCTCTTTCCTCTCAGGTGCATCTTTGCACCCACTGCCCATGTCATATAATTACTTCCCGTAATATCCAGGGCATTAATTTCGAACTTTGTCAAATTCGACATGATAACTGTATTCAtagaataataatataaatatagaaaagACGGGAATTTAAATGCATAATTTAAATGCAGAAATTGAAGGcataaaataaaagcataaacttAAATTGCAGAAATTTAAAGAGCATGAATAAAATTGGGAGGCTTAGAGTCATAGACTGCCATATTGATCATTATTTTTCAAAGTTCGAGGAGACATGTTCTACCATTTTGACTTTTACTTATTTCAAGGTCAGAGGAGACTTAGTCTACCATTTTGACTTCTTCTTTTATTCACAGAGGCAAAGCCTACCACGTGCTTCTCTGATCGTGAAGGCATAGCCTACCATAACGATCAGTCGGGAAAGGCAGCGCCTATCATCCCGAAAAATAAACGGAGAAGGCCTAGCCTCTCACTCTggaacaataataaaatttaaatcaaatacGTATAttgaaatacataaatttaaacattACCTCGACTGGTTTAAGAACTTTCGGATTGATAAGCTTCGGTTGGTTAGAGTTTCTGGATTGATAGACTTCACCGGTATATGAGAGCTcatgctgataacgtgttgtataatataaaagtgggagtgaaatatatatgtactagtggtatttctttaatgaattcAATCATTTGCTTATAGAAATAACAGTTTTTGCATATCTTCTTGATGTTTAGTAATTAAGTTTGGGGGATCAACTTGGGGTTCCGTTTGCCAAACTAATTTATCAATACGTTTGTGCtgtttattaatttaacaattttatttgttttgtttggttatttgtaggttttatttaaaaattaagctACTGTTTTATGCATTTGTATTTAGCTGGATTTTCCTATGTTATGTGCATGTGATACTAAGAATGTTGCACTCAGACAGTTTGTACCGGCTACTTATGTATTATAGCTACTATATGTGGCTTCGTATGTCATTTGGGGGTCTTAGTTATGGCTTAGCTTAGGTTGGTTTTTTTTTGACAGACACAATGAAAAAAgagttgtccaaaaaaaaacacaatgaaAAAAGTTGCGATAGTAGTTAAAGTGAAAACAGAAGCAAAAGctcaagtaaaaaaaaacagaaaaatttcTAGGGAAAACTGAAACAATAGCAATGTACCAACAATCCCaaagaaaagtaaaaatttataaatattaattagaaTCTATATATTCGATTTGAAAATGAGTTAAATTTAATTAGacttgtaaatatatataagatttgcGAATCAATTAAATTGCATAAATGATTGACACCCTTAAACTCttgataaaaataaagtaaaaatcaaaattgaGCAGCAAACATATGCAGAGTCGCTCTATGTAGAGATTTTCCATGGATCCATTTTTAACTCTTgaaatagatttaaaaaaaaaacataagtttCAGAACTGATAAGCAAACTTAAGCAGCATGTTGGCCAGCGAGCCTCTTCGTGGCTTCTTCAATGATGGTAAGCTTAACACCCTTAACCTTGCGAAAACACCCACGGCTTTGACCCTTTGCCTAGCGTGAATTCCTCAACCTTGTTGCAAACTCATGTCCTGTTGAGTCTCGGATGTGGATAGTTTCAAAGCTTCAATTATGCTTCACACTGTTTTTAATCACACTAACACGCCCTCTGTTTGTACCTCCAGCCACCATGACAACATTGCCGACAGCAAACTTGATGAACTCAACAATCTTGTTCTCCTCCATGTCGATCTTAATGGTGTCATTACTAATGTGCGACCATCGTATGTGTTCAGGAAAGGGATGCCCTTTTGTTCGAACTGTATAGTTCGAACCTTAACAGAGCTTAAACtgtaagaaaagaaacaaatcttGTTGGTACACATACATGTCAAGCATTAGTCTAAATTATGACAAGAGCAAGAGAGATCAAAACCTTAGCTTCCTCGTCCCTGATGGAGTGAACACGGAAACGTCCCTTGGTATTATAGAGAAGACGGAAGTTCTCGTAGCAGAAGATATACAAATGCACCACCAAGTTTGTCAAGCATCCAATGTTTAGGAGCACTGAGCCTCTTCATATGCTTATTTAAACCTCTCTCCTGTGTAATAACTAATAACCGAACATAACATAGAGCAGTACAAATGATATAGCCAGTGATAGATGTTCCATTAAGATCTAAGTAAGCCAGATCTAAGGAATAATATCCACTAAATGATCCCAACACCAAAGCCTTCTAAAAGTCTTCCCTGTAAAGGAAAGAAGTATCCTACAAAACCAGTATGATTTAAGGCCAATCTAACATTTTCAGAATGAAGTCAAATAAAGATACTGGAAAACAACAGACACTCACTTTTGCAAATGATATGCAAAGCCAACCAGCAATCATCAGAGACTGTCCAAGAAAACACACAGTTAAAGGGTTGAGTAAAGCAAGGAAGATGTCACTGATCAAGATAAAACAGAGTAATTTAAAACTCGAAAACTAAACAATACCCCTTTTCGTCCAATATAATAAACCAGACAGTTCTAGACAGAAAGATCGGTTAATTGCCACACATACAGTTAAACTGAGATCTTTCGTGATTGCAGCTTTTGTTGGAGAAGAATAATCACACTGGACCCAAGCGATACAATCAGTCACAACTTTCTACAAATGGAAAATAAATAAGTTGAAAGGGTTGGATTTTCTTCTTACAGTGAAACCGAATTGAATATAACCAAGAGCAGCGATCAGAACACATGCAAAAACATAGATAGAGCTGTTTCTGATAACTTGAGACGAACACATCGTACTCGACTCTCTTGAACCCATCTGGTACCAACTCCCTGTGAGTACGAAAGGTCATCCCAGGGCCTCACTCTACACTCTTAATCGTAATCTATATATTAGCTTCAAGCTTTAGCTTCAAGGCCTGAAAGAAAACTCTATTGGACTTTCTTGTTGGTATAGAGGATCTAGAAACTGGGTTTACGATGACAAAGCTTGGATATGAACAGATTAAGAGATGCCGTCTTATATAGAAAACCAATGAAATCACTTAAATGATTGGATTAATGTAAATGAAAACGGAAACTGGAAACATCAAAGAAACGTTGGGATATGGTGAGTCCCGAAGGGGCACGGCGACGCCTCTTCGAACATGTATTGAAAGAAGCCCTTAATAAATCCTGGTTTAGTATGAGAAACAAAGTAGTGGGCCGCTGAATGACACTCAGAAACCGAAGCCCACTGAAACACAATAGAACATTGATCGAAGAATGTATGCCACGTGGCAAAAAATGCCCCATGCATATTGATGATGTGGCTTAATAAGGAGAGACCCAAGTCTcctttattatataagatattatatgttggaaacaaagagagagaaagagtgtgATTGGATGAGAAGTGAGTGGAGAGGTGTGTGATAACACGTAAGAGAGAGATGAGAGCTTTATTATTTTCTGTATTATTTTCTTCTTACTTCAGTCATACAAATAAGAAAGAGAATGAGCTATTTATAACCCATCAAAGTCGGTTTAATTTACCgactcaaaagaaaaatataaaaaatcaacaCTGACATCTAGATGATGATGCAACAAGACATTTGATAGGGAGGGGACCAGTGTCCACTACGTGACAATATTTGGATAATCATACGTAACAATAACATTACTAATTAGTGTAATCTATTTTCCTCGATTTAAATTTCAATTAATGATAAACTAAAAATTACACAAAAGTGATATAACCAACGCCGACGAGAAAAGAACgagacaaaaaaagaagaagaagaacatttCCTAGAAACTAAAGCAACCGGACAAATTAAAAGTCCTAGAAAACCATGAACAAAGCTAAGAACTTAACAATATAGATCGTATCACACGAGATAGACTGGAAATACGTTAAATTAGGGGGGGGGGACACTGAGCGGATATCCGAAATTTTAAGGATACCCGTGATCCACTCCGTTCCCTGCGAATAATTGATTTTCgatccgatttgatccgtaacTTTTTGAATATCCGGTGTTCCGGATATCCGCAAATATCTAGATTTTTGCCGGATATCCGATTCGATccgtaaaaaaaataaaaattaaaaaataaaagaaaaagaagaaaatctgctataaaataataatattttcattacaatatttttttaaaaaaattacatacttttaaaaaatgtaataactaaaaaattaatttattgaataaaaacattataaaacttatgtggagatataaaagtatatatattatataactttagaaacatgtatacatatatatgtatataacagATCAGATCGGATAtccgtttttaaaaatattagtatttgtgatttgcttcgtcTTTGGCGGATACTAAATTTTGTTATTTGCTTTGATTCGTTAAGTTACAGATATCCGGATTTTTTGGATCAAATCGAAACGAATAACagatcaaatcaaaatttatggaTATTTTGCCACCCCTGCGTTATATAAGGCCCAAAAACAGTAGTAGTAACTTTTTCCCCAAAATCATCTTAATAAAAGAAGAGATTCTTTCAGATATCTAATTTTGACTAAAAGGAGATAAGGACAAAAATTTATATGCTAACTAGATATGAGCCCGTTCGTTGCAGcgggttttgtttgattttttaatttagtaaagaaataaaagtaataaatcattttattatatttccggaatattaaataaaagttacatagtaaaaacaaaaatctaaaaacaaaaaatgtaataagatggccatgaaacttgatttttttgacaaaatgcATATAAAATCACTTCGgtgacaataataataataatctatttcttatgaccaaacatgaaaatatatatcaaacatgTGTATAATTTTCGTATgaccaaacatatataaatagcaATCATGACAGCATCCtttgttttttgttaattaaatagttttaacattATACTTGTTATCGGATTCGTTTttagttattattaaataattttaaatttatattttttaggatttttttaaaagggctcattttaatttacaatcattatataaccttttacaattatcttctcttcaaaattttagaaaaaataaattgttatcaaataattatttctagttactattaaataagtttaaaaaatactatttatacaaTTCGTatctaaactaattttaaacagagggagtaatttttagtatcatgttccTCATCAAATTATCTCTTAAAAACATTACCAAATaagtttttacaattttattttggttataacttaaaaatataataaaatctcttttgtttatgattttttgaaaatatattaaatattctcATAAAGTTTTTTAGtgttttagaaaaggaaattaatattaaataatattttaaaatttaatttttttaggattttgcaaaaataaaattactatcaaataattatttccagttaatattaactatttttagaagttcctatttttaaaattcgttttttcaatatcacaaatatttttaaaacatttatttttagtatcatgtttatcattaaattttaaaagtgaaaattactattaaatagaATTTTACAATTATCTTCTGTGAAgattaaaaaggtaaaattattttacaaataaattttattaaggaTTTTAGGAAACAAAAGTTAGTTTCACATAATGGCAGGTTTTAAATGAcacattaataatataaatatttttattggcACATGTAACTATCATATCAagtgaaatatttgaagttattttggtttataattttctaaacacaAAATTACCTACGAAAAAGgaaagttagttatttataagaaaaataatattacttttacaattttattttatttagacttttaaaaaaggaaacttacttattttgaaattattttctttaatatttttcagTAAAAGTTATCTTGTATTGGTAGGATACtataattcttttttgtttaattttttgtaaaattaatttatttttaataaaattttctgtTTAACGATATTTTGTCTTATACGTACAAAAccatatttatcatatttttcat of the Brassica rapa cultivar Chiifu-401-42 chromosome A03, CAAS_Brap_v3.01, whole genome shotgun sequence genome contains:
- the LOC108870540 gene encoding uncharacterized protein LOC108870540: MFGITSRMMLCGEKIRDYDMIEKTLSTFHLENVVMQQQYRTNGYCCYSELTQVLLVAEHNNQLVTLNHQARPTGSATFLEANVASSSYDNRRGRGRGRGGNRYHGRGRGRGRRFRPYDERNNKDFHENERNEKGQYDKKANGKGLLQMRHERSLDFLVEPESIDE